From a single Anaerolineae bacterium genomic region:
- the csm2 gene encoding type III-A CRISPR-associated protein Csm2: MMQQPRDSTFQRPSNEDLRAIITNPNEAKKLVEWANRLGKSLKDMGLTTSQIRALFGEVRQIQAEWRINRQRAFRRLVLLRPKMAYRARRERGRAVEELVAVLDPALNHVIQADPRPEGQQPGTDDNQDDNFQRFAEFFEAILAYHKAYGGQ; this comes from the coding sequence ATGATGCAACAACCGAGGGATTCAACCTTTCAACGTCCCAGCAACGAGGACCTGCGCGCCATCATCACTAATCCCAACGAAGCGAAAAAACTGGTGGAGTGGGCGAATCGCCTAGGCAAGTCCCTGAAAGATATGGGACTCACCACCAGCCAGATTCGCGCGCTCTTCGGCGAGGTGCGCCAGATTCAGGCCGAATGGAGAATCAACCGCCAGCGTGCCTTCCGTCGCCTGGTCCTCCTTCGGCCCAAGATGGCTTACCGAGCCCGCAGAGAGCGTGGCAGAGCTGTGGAAGAACTGGTCGCCGTCTTGGACCCCGCGCTGAACCACGTCATCCAAGCTGATCCCCGCCCCGAAGGCCAGCAACCCGGGACGGACGACAACCAGGACGATAACTTCCAGCGTTTCGCCGAGTTCTTCGAGGCCATCTTGGCCTACCATAAGGCTTACGGTGGGCAGTAA
- a CDS encoding NACHT domain-containing protein — MGQRDFLPELFTEPSEYEETPLRDRKQELPNLYRDDKKAEILRDIIALANTARQWGKPAYLLFGLDNQGNLRSILGDLEPYRSSNPVPEPENKNGIMVAMENVRQQLGRVIGQYIAPQPLLWELQWGWLNNQLLAYLRIEPQCPPNAFRVDRDLISGGRQLLYAGGCWIRSGESRMQIAFQSLSLDTPGYCQVPFVAPSRWLCYFERLRNSREIEQAINKNPYLDLRDSYGEDLEKIVRQFLETDESILVIKGPPGCGKSTFLSRLVAKKAEDEMAMMKGIRQREEFRGPPDWIPIYFPLRGAHHFSSAQDFAKELLRNVNAKGRFWETEPSTPEKLLENPNLSWLICLDGLDELWAEERIREFLEILRTFSRRYPRVKILLTTRPVITVPDDLRCAWIAPLSLEQMLTYLRAFVTETNESIYQQLEKEISDHESEIRKICTVPLYLESLASLMAPEALQIDPLSMPTFAGSQRAEGFIRRLKLSKTQLLHRLSLMLSKLKRSLLFQTLPQLEPTQWKKTQAEMAQIEALGEVNDSEETGPSLTLGWVLDRMIRRVWDREASRRAVERAKLHRWWRATGKLSLEMDGHKCFMEDVIAQGFYSSEQGIWYVLNLAILSSSEKGISFSHRVFQHYFGAAYLREDDSLFVYWKRRCKPDFWQSVLTILNQIQYPGGIS, encoded by the coding sequence CTCTTCGGTTTGGATAACCAAGGTAATCTTCGCAGCATTCTAGGAGATCTGGAGCCATACCGCTCTTCCAATCCGGTACCGGAGCCGGAAAATAAAAATGGCATTATGGTTGCGATGGAGAATGTACGTCAGCAGCTGGGGAGAGTCATTGGGCAGTATATCGCTCCACAGCCACTTCTCTGGGAATTACAATGGGGTTGGTTGAACAATCAGCTGCTTGCTTATCTCCGAATAGAGCCTCAATGCCCTCCGAATGCCTTTCGCGTCGACAGGGACCTAATCAGTGGAGGAAGACAGTTATTATATGCCGGAGGTTGCTGGATACGCTCTGGCGAGAGCAGGATGCAGATAGCGTTTCAATCCCTTAGTTTGGATACGCCAGGTTATTGTCAGGTACCTTTTGTGGCTCCCTCAAGGTGGCTCTGCTATTTTGAGAGGCTTCGGAACAGTAGGGAAATAGAACAAGCTATAAACAAAAATCCGTATCTTGACCTTCGTGATAGCTATGGCGAAGATTTGGAAAAGATCGTTCGGCAATTCCTAGAGACCGATGAGTCCATCCTAGTGATAAAAGGCCCTCCGGGATGTGGAAAAAGCACATTTCTGAGTCGTCTCGTGGCGAAAAAGGCGGAGGATGAGATGGCTATGATGAAAGGAATCAGGCAACGAGAAGAGTTCCGAGGGCCTCCAGATTGGATTCCGATTTATTTCCCATTGAGAGGCGCTCATCACTTCAGTAGTGCCCAGGATTTTGCGAAGGAACTTCTGCGCAACGTAAACGCTAAAGGACGATTCTGGGAGACTGAGCCGTCAACACCTGAAAAGTTGCTAGAGAATCCCAATCTGAGCTGGCTGATTTGCTTGGATGGATTGGACGAACTTTGGGCAGAAGAGCGGATTCGCGAGTTCTTGGAGATATTGCGAACCTTTAGCAGAAGGTATCCTAGGGTAAAAATTCTGCTAACCACTCGCCCTGTGATTACTGTTCCTGATGACTTGCGATGTGCTTGGATTGCTCCTCTTTCTCTAGAACAGATGCTCACTTATCTGAGAGCCTTTGTTACTGAAACTAATGAATCAATTTATCAACAGTTAGAGAAAGAGATTTCCGATCATGAGTCAGAAATTAGGAAAATTTGCACCGTTCCGTTATATCTGGAGTCCCTGGCATCTCTGATGGCACCAGAGGCTCTGCAGATAGATCCCCTCTCTATGCCAACCTTTGCTGGTTCTCAACGGGCTGAAGGCTTCATTAGACGATTGAAGTTATCTAAAACCCAGCTCCTGCACCGACTCTCGCTGATGCTGAGCAAGCTAAAAAGGAGCCTGCTTTTTCAAACTCTTCCTCAACTTGAACCGACTCAATGGAAGAAGACACAAGCAGAAATGGCACAAATCGAAGCCTTGGGTGAGGTGAATGATTCAGAAGAAACTGGTCCATCTCTCACTCTTGGATGGGTGCTGGATCGAATGATCCGAAGGGTGTGGGACCGGGAAGCATCGCGACGTGCCGTAGAACGCGCGAAACTCCATCGCTGGTGGAGAGCTACGGGCAAATTGAGCCTGGAAATGGATGGTCACAAGTGTTTCATGGAAGATGTGATAGCGCAGGGATTTTACTCTTCTGAGCAAGGGATCTGGTATGTTCTAAACCTTGCCATACTTTCTTCTTCAGAAAAAGGTATCAGTTTCTCCCATCGAGTTTTTCAGCATTATTTTGGGGCAGCGTATCTGCGAGAAGATGATAGCCTTTTTGTCTATTGGAAACGCCGCTGCAAGCCGGATTTTTGGCAATCAGTGTTGACCATCCTCAACCAAATCCAGTATCCAGGAGGTATCTCATGA